Genomic DNA from Thermodesulfovibrionales bacterium:
GGTATTCCAGAGATGCCATGTGAAGAGCGTCGCCTTTGAGCATCTTATCGAGAAGTTCGGCGTGACGGAGAATGAGGTGGCATACGTGGGCGACGACATCGTCGACATCCCGATACTGAGAAGGGTCGGTCTCTCTGTCGCCGTACGTGACGCCGCTGATGAAGCGAAAGAGCATGCACGGATGGTCACGGACAGCTGCGGCGGCAGGGGAGCGGTACGGGAGGTAACCGACTTCCTCCTCAAGGCAAAGGGGCTCTGGACATCTCTCATGGGAGAATACCTTGAGACTTAACCTGCCGACACTCCTGACCCTCAGCAGGATTGTTCTCATCCCCTTCTTTATCATGGTCACTCCCTATCACCCCTTCCTCGGAGCTCTCATATTCGGTATTGCCTCGATTACCGATTTTCTTGACGGTTACCTCGCCAGGAAGACCGGTCAGATAACGAAGTTCGGCATCATCCTCGATCCCATCGCAGACAAGTTCCTCGTTATATCTGCCCTCATTCTCCTCGTGGACATGGCTCGGCTCTCAGCGTGGATAGCGATAATCATCATCGTAAGGGAGTTCCTCGTCACCGGTTTCAGGGCCGTCGCCCTTTCAAAGGACATCGTAATAGCCGCAGAGATGGGAGGGAAACTCAAGACAACCGCTCAGATAGCGTCGATACTCTGTCTCATCCTCGATGGAAGCGTTCTCGGCGTCGATCTCTACGGCGCGGGTGTTGTCCTCATATGGATCGCACTCGTTTTGTCCATTATTTCGGGAATCCAGTATACGGTCTCTTTCTGGAAGAGCATATGACCCTCTTCCTCCTTGCGCTCTTCTTCTTCGTGGTAGGGTCGATACCGACGGGCACCGTCATCGCAAGGCTAAAAGGGGTCGACTTGAGAAGCGTCGGCAGCGGGAATATAGGAGCAACGAACGTCTTGCGATCGATGGGCAGGGTGCCTGCGCTGCTCACGTTAATCGGCGACGTTCTCAAAGGGGTGGCTGCAATAATCGTTTCGTCCCGATTTTTTCTGAACGACCCTTTTCAGATAGGAATCGTTGGGTTGTCGGCGATTGCAGGGCATGACTTCTCTCTGTTCCTTCGCTTCAGGGGAGGGAAGGGAGTCGCAACGAGCATAGGAGTCCTCCTCGCCTATTCGCCCCTCGTCGCATTCATTACCACCGGCATCTGGCTTGTCGTCGTCGTTACTACGAGGTATTCGTCACTCGGTGCCGTCGTTTCCTTCACGGTGCTACCCGTGACCATGTATCTGCTCGACCCGGAAAGCGGCAAAGTGATTATCTCCGCAGCGATGACCGCCTTGCTTCTCCTGAAACATGTTGCTAATATACAGAGACTCTTAGCGGGCACGGAATCAAAGGTGGGAGAAAAGGTTCGATGATGAGGAGAATGGTCTTTATTGTTCTATTCCTCGTATCGGCATTCGGCCGTACGGACGGTCTCATCATCGGAGGCGCAGGGTCCTGCGCTGCCTCAGATAACCTCTACGAGACGAGACTCGATGAGGGTCTCTCCAATACAGAGCCTTACTCCTACCTCCTTATAACGAAGGCGCTCGCAGAGAGGGGAGAGAGACGTGAACTCCTTAATCTGGCCAAGAAGTATTCACCCGACCTCCCTGCCGTATACTTCGAACTCGCCGGCGAGAGTTTTTCTCCCTCTGCGAACGGGATATTCGAAAGCGTCGACTACTTCAGGCAGGGCTTAGAGGCATACGGGAGAAACTTCTGGTGGGCATTCAGTTTTGCCGGGATTTTTTCCGCGAGTCTCATGGTCTCGTTTTTCCTTTCGCTCCTCGGCGTCGTTGCGATCAGGTTCCCCGTGGAATACCGTCTCATCTCCCATGACATTCACGAGGACAGGACGAAACTCATCTTTCTTGTTGCGTTGGTTGTTCTTGCCCTCCTCGGGGTTGTCCCGTTCATTGCCGGGGTACTGTTTCTCCTGGGGCTCTATTTCAGAGGCAAGGACAAATCCCTCGTATGTGCGGCGTTCCTTGCCCTGCTCGTCTCCCCCCTCATGGTGAGAACGGCCGACATATTCCTGTCTCCTCCCTCGCCGGAGTTGAGGGCGATCGTAGCGGTGAACGAGGGAAAAGACAACCGGTACGCCCTCATGAACCTTAAGCCCACGGGAGAGTTTGCCGAGGCTTTTTCTCGCGCCCTTGCCCTCAAGAGGGAAGGCTATTACGAACAGGCCATCACCCTTTACAAGACCCTGATCGGCCGGCACGGAGACCCTCTCGTATATATTAATCTCGGCAATGCGTTTTATGCCCTGAAGGATCTTGACGCTGCAACACGCTTTTACAAGATGTCGATCGGGATCAAACCGCTTCCGGCCGCCTTCTTCAATCTCAGTCAGGTCCACCGCGACCTCTTCGATTTCAGCAAGGGGGAAGAATATTTCCTCGAGGCGGCGAAACTCGACAGCGAGGCTGCGTCCAGGTTTGCGGCCATCTCAGGCAGGAGCCCGAACCGCTCTGTCATAGACGAAACCCTGCCGATTTCCGCCATATGGGAATATGCGAAGGGGAAAGGCGGGATTTCGTCTTTACCCTTTATCCTCGGGGCGGTCATGATGACGGCATTCTATCTCTGCAACAAGAAAATAAAGGTCAGGGCCCACCAGTGTAAACGGTGCGGCGCGATATTCTGCAGCAAGTGCTCGCGGACGCTTGCATGGGGTGATATGTGTCCCCAGTGCTACAATTTCCTCATGAAGATGGAACAGATGGACTCCCGTGAGAGAATCGAGCGTTTGTTATCGACGTATCAAAATCAAACGAAGAGGAGGAGGAAGATAAAGCTTCTCTCGACCGTCATCCCCGGGGCGGGTCAGGTCTTTGCGGGCAGATTGGTGGCAGGCTTCTTCTTTCTCTGGCTGTTTTTCTTCTCGCTCTCCCTGATCACTATCAGCCGGTTTCCTTTTGCCGGGATATCCCCCTTTACCCACGGGTGGCTTATAACACTCGCGATTGTGCTCCTGTCTTTTGCATATATCTCCTCTATCTTGTATATGAGGGAGGGAATGAGAAAAGGATGGCTTTAGAAGGATCTCTCTTAGATTTTGGCCTGGCTGATATCCTGCAGCTCATCTATTTCCAGAAAAAAACCGGCGTCCTTACCTTGAGCGGCCGCGTGGACAGGGTGAGCCTCTTCTTCTCCGACGGAAATATCATTGCCGCGGAATCACGAAAGAGAACCGAAGAGAATAGACTCGGGAGAATCCTCCTCAAGAAGGGTCTCATTACCGAAGAAGACCTCGGTAACGCTCTGGAGGAGCAGAAGGCGACGGGTGTCAAAGTGGGCGATATCTTCATGAACAGGGGTCTGGTCGGGAAGGAAGATATCATGGCTACCGTCACTACCCAGATTACCGAGACGGTGGTTCAGCTCTTTTCATGGAAAGAGGGCACGTACGAATTTCAGGCACAGCCGGTTCCCATAAATAAAGACGTACCGATAACCCTCGACACACAGCATCTCCTCATGGATGGACTGCGCATCATTGATGAATGGTCCCTCATAGAGGGGAAGATAACGCTCGATACCATATTCAGGAAGGCCGGTGGAGCGGACATGCCGCTGACGCCTGACGAGGAGAATGTGCTTCGGTGCGTCGACGGCGAAAATGATGTGAGCACGATCATTGACCTGAGCGGTTTAGGCGACTTTGAGGTCTCAAAGATCCTTGTGTCCCTCCTCGAAAGAGGTATCATCGAGGCCGCAGAACCCTCTCCGCTAGCCATAGAGCCGGAAGTCCTGCCGGTTGCTGCCAAGGGCAGATCGCTCATGGACTTTCTCCCTCTGGCACTCTTTATCTTCGCCGTCCTTATCGCAATAGCGACACCGGTCTTCCGGAAAAGCGGTTCTTCCTTCGGGAACTTTCTCATGGGCGAC
This window encodes:
- a CDS encoding HAD-IIIA family hydrolase — translated: MRKNQATIEELARNIRLLILDVDGVLTDGSIILDGGDNEMKAFHVRDGHGIKMLVKAGVQVAIITGRYSKVVERRARELGITEVFQRCHVKSVAFEHLIEKFGVTENEVAYVGDDIVDIPILRRVGLSVAVRDAADEAKEHARMVTDSCGGRGAVREVTDFLLKAKGLWTSLMGEYLET
- the pgsA gene encoding CDP-diacylglycerol--glycerol-3-phosphate 3-phosphatidyltransferase, whose translation is MRLNLPTLLTLSRIVLIPFFIMVTPYHPFLGALIFGIASITDFLDGYLARKTGQITKFGIILDPIADKFLVISALILLVDMARLSAWIAIIIIVREFLVTGFRAVALSKDIVIAAEMGGKLKTTAQIASILCLILDGSVLGVDLYGAGVVLIWIALVLSIISGIQYTVSFWKSI
- the plsY gene encoding glycerol-3-phosphate 1-O-acyltransferase PlsY, whose translation is MTLFLLALFFFVVGSIPTGTVIARLKGVDLRSVGSGNIGATNVLRSMGRVPALLTLIGDVLKGVAAIIVSSRFFLNDPFQIGIVGLSAIAGHDFSLFLRFRGGKGVATSIGVLLAYSPLVAFITTGIWLVVVVTTRYSSLGAVVSFTVLPVTMYLLDPESGKVIISAAMTALLLLKHVANIQRLLAGTESKVGEKVR
- a CDS encoding DUF4388 domain-containing protein produces the protein MALEGSLLDFGLADILQLIYFQKKTGVLTLSGRVDRVSLFFSDGNIIAAESRKRTEENRLGRILLKKGLITEEDLGNALEEQKATGVKVGDIFMNRGLVGKEDIMATVTTQITETVVQLFSWKEGTYEFQAQPVPINKDVPITLDTQHLLMDGLRIIDEWSLIEGKITLDTIFRKAGGADMPLTPDEENVLRCVDGENDVSTIIDLSGLGDFEVSKILVSLLERGIIEAAEPSPLAIEPEVLPVAAKGRSLMDFLPLALFIFAVLIAIATPVFRKSGSSFGNFLMGDSFKRLEQVRAIEALRFRAEEYKYSTGSYPTDLREIGGSTDVWGRPYVYVAERDGVTIISAGPDGRLDTADDIY